The following proteins are co-located in the Chryseobacterium scophthalmum genome:
- a CDS encoding DUF6428 family protein: MKLSKIKEILPSLDNVEFQLENGTFVPEHFHVTEVGQITKNFIDCGGVIRSEKGVNFQLWDADDFEHRLKPGKLLNIIKLSEEKLGIEDSEIEVEYQAETIGKYDLEFNGKHFVLVNKTTACLAQDACGIPSEKQKKNLSELSSNSGNSCEPGSGCC, translated from the coding sequence ATGAAACTTTCGAAAATTAAAGAAATTTTACCTTCATTAGACAATGTAGAATTTCAGTTGGAAAACGGAACATTTGTACCGGAACATTTTCACGTAACAGAGGTAGGACAAATCACCAAAAACTTTATCGATTGTGGCGGAGTAATTCGTTCAGAAAAAGGAGTGAATTTTCAGTTATGGGATGCCGATGATTTTGAGCATCGCCTGAAACCGGGGAAACTTTTAAACATCATCAAACTTTCCGAAGAAAAATTAGGAATCGAAGATTCGGAAATTGAAGTGGAATATCAAGCTGAAACCATTGGGAAATATGATCTGGAATTCAATGGGAAACATTTTGTATTGGTCAACAAAACGACAGCTTGTTTAGCTCAGGATGCTTGTGGAATTCCTTCAGAAAAACAAAAGAAAAATTTGTCAGAATTAAGTTCAAATTCAGGAAACTCTTGTGAACCTGGAAGTGGATGTTGTTAA
- a CDS encoding regulatory protein RecX produces MQPEKKLFTFEEIKQKLANYCVYQDRCHAEVEQKMREFVLIPEAKDEILLFLMKENYLSEERFTRSYIRGKFYIKSWGKTKIKMHLKQKGITEKLISTCFDEIDENDYLNIINKIYENYESKLKGLQNYQKKSKTIKYLLSRGFEYDSILQVIEN; encoded by the coding sequence ATGCAGCCCGAAAAAAAACTTTTCACCTTTGAAGAAATAAAACAGAAACTGGCCAATTATTGTGTGTATCAGGATCGTTGTCATGCTGAGGTTGAGCAAAAAATGCGGGAGTTTGTTTTGATCCCCGAAGCTAAAGATGAAATTCTTTTGTTTTTAATGAAAGAAAATTATCTGAGCGAAGAAAGATTTACCAGAAGTTATATTCGTGGAAAATTTTATATTAAAAGCTGGGGGAAAACTAAAATTAAAATGCATTTAAAGCAAAAAGGTATTACTGAAAAACTAATCTCTACCTGTTTCGATGAAATTGACGAAAATGATTATTTAAACATAATAAATAAGATATACGAAAATTACGAGAGTAAATTGAAAGGATTGCAGAATTATCAAAAAAAATCAAAAACTATTAAATATCTTCTAAGTAGAGGCTTTGAATACGACTCTATTTTACAAGTAATTGAAAATTAA
- a CDS encoding low molecular weight phosphatase family protein, with the protein MKQQIKERCEIISKNFKEINPERKVLLEKLASHIQEKFNSGKEINLVYVCTHNSRRSHLGQVWTKVAADFYGFNINTFSAGTEATAFNQNAINALKSQGFDVEKLDETTNPKYEVVFGENKSSHCFSKVIDDETLPKENFVAVMTCGDADENCPFIPGCDLRIGTTYFDPKSYDNSILQDEKYTERSNQIAMECLYVFSLVKN; encoded by the coding sequence ATGAAACAACAAATTAAAGAGCGTTGCGAAATCATCAGCAAAAATTTTAAAGAAATTAATCCTGAAAGAAAAGTTTTATTGGAAAAATTAGCGAGTCATATTCAGGAAAAATTCAATTCAGGAAAAGAAATCAACTTGGTGTATGTTTGCACGCATAATTCCCGCAGAAGTCATTTGGGACAGGTTTGGACAAAGGTTGCTGCCGATTTTTATGGTTTTAATATCAATACTTTTTCTGCAGGAACTGAAGCGACGGCTTTCAATCAAAATGCCATCAATGCATTGAAATCTCAAGGTTTTGATGTGGAGAAATTAGACGAAACGACCAATCCGAAATATGAAGTTGTTTTTGGAGAGAATAAATCGAGTCACTGTTTTTCAAAAGTTATTGATGATGAAACTTTGCCCAAAGAAAACTTTGTGGCAGTAATGACTTGTGGAGATGCAGACGAAAATTGTCCGTTTATTCCGGGTTGCGATCTGCGAATCGGAACGACTTATTTTGACCCAAAATCTTACGACAATTCTATTCTTCAGGATGAAAAATACACTGAAAGAAGCAATCAAATTGCGATGGAATGTCTGTATGTTTTTTCTTTAGTTAAAAATTAA
- a CDS encoding ArsR/SmtB family transcription factor, translating into MGLTKTEIFSDKQNRLAMLFKVLGHPARIAILQHIINQKACICNDLVEELGLAQATISQHLKELKNIGIIKGSIEGKSVCYCIDEKIWKTVQDELGMFFTQDIQSESCC; encoded by the coding sequence ATGGGACTTACAAAGACTGAGATTTTTAGCGACAAGCAAAACAGATTGGCAATGCTTTTCAAAGTTTTAGGACATCCTGCAAGAATTGCAATTTTGCAGCATATTATCAATCAAAAAGCTTGTATTTGTAATGATTTGGTAGAAGAATTGGGGTTGGCACAAGCTACGATTTCACAACATTTAAAAGAGTTGAAAAATATCGGAATTATCAAAGGTTCTATCGAAGGAAAATCGGTTTGTTACTGTATTGATGAGAAAATCTGGAAAACAGTTCAAGATGAATTAGGAATGTTTTTTACTCAGGATATTCAATCAGAATCATGCTGTTAA
- a CDS encoding putative Ig domain-containing protein: MNLKLQIKSRTIYAFLMVLLPFLGWSQTTLYTTNFGSGSTLPQNWVSSNTTSGWNASSSNASSGYTGASGNTNIQFSGIGANNATHTLTLSNVSTVGYTGISVLWGGKGTSTFSRDIVFQWSTNGTTWNDVTYIYSKNGNSWALVNDGNRIVLPQGAENVANLRLRLSSSSGNSGNYKIDDFNVVGTVSAPTVVPTVTASSLSGTVGVAFSQNIQASENPTSYNVASGSTLPNGLTLDSASGLISGTPTVAGTFTTDVTATNSVGTSNVATITFTIGKGTQTLTGFSNTNKYLSSPAFTFPLNTDNGNLAITYSSSNTAVATVSGNTITITGIGTTNITAAQAGNNDWNSYSQQIVLTVSNDPYSGVGRFEKINSLSELVDGYYVIAYGSSQAMNNTYSSSVLGNTAITVVSDVITDPSTSIVWKITTNGTSKSIFNEATSKYVSYTGGSNNIQVVDNVTTSNQLWDISYASSLFVFANNAVTNRDLQYNAASPRFACYTGSQQDLTLYKRIETSTWNGTTWSNGVPGATVDAIFTGIYTTSATTPAFAAKNITIKNGGVLEITSGNTISGVDVTVEDGGNLIQKDGSTLSYSGTFKTLKNGTSELDKYAFWSSPVVGQILANIYTGSISTSITEYDTATDSYINASSTSAFAKGYSFKTPVANATLVFTGAPNSGTQTFTLVTSGNGFNLIGNPYPSSLNLGTFYTANSARISSTFYFWDNKSTNVTLQNGASTTNYGYATFNAANGANPTWVPAPNGNGGTAVVPTGGVANIGQGFIVKTLNTSVDTSLTFNNEMRGATNGTFFNKNNPSTEGKFWLKLNSEYNTNNVFAVDYTTGASDSFDNYDSKAIAIGSDGFYTLADAQKLIIQGKASFDVDDVVPVGAKHFQNGNFTISLVQKEGLFNNGQAIYLHDKVTGTYTDLQNGAYTFTANAGESTSRFEIVYKLNVLATTEVQKDNFEVYRDGQDFVVRNNKNIEKVEIFDVAGRKIQTINENSKLIRVQLASKGVYILKALSEGKEYTKKLIK, encoded by the coding sequence ATGAATTTAAAACTACAAATTAAATCAAGGACGATATATGCGTTTTTGATGGTGCTACTCCCATTTTTGGGATGGTCACAGACGACATTGTACACGACTAATTTTGGTAGTGGCTCTACCTTACCTCAGAATTGGGTAAGCTCTAACACTACTAGTGGGTGGAATGCAAGTTCTTCGAATGCTTCATCAGGATATACAGGTGCTTCAGGTAATACTAATATTCAGTTTAGTGGTATTGGAGCTAATAATGCTACCCATACTCTTACATTAAGCAATGTATCAACTGTTGGTTATACAGGTATTTCTGTATTGTGGGGAGGAAAAGGAACTTCAACATTTAGCAGGGATATTGTTTTCCAATGGTCAACAAATGGAACTACATGGAATGATGTTACTTATATATATTCTAAAAATGGAAATTCATGGGCATTAGTGAATGACGGAAACAGAATAGTACTTCCTCAAGGTGCTGAAAATGTAGCTAATTTAAGACTAAGATTATCTTCTAGTTCGGGAAATTCGGGGAATTATAAGATTGATGACTTTAATGTTGTTGGTACTGTTTCTGCACCAACTGTTGTTCCTACAGTGACAGCTTCAAGCTTATCGGGAACAGTTGGTGTTGCATTTTCTCAAAATATTCAAGCATCAGAAAACCCAACATCTTATAATGTTGCAAGTGGAAGTACATTACCAAATGGATTAACATTGGATTCAGCTTCAGGTTTGATTTCGGGAACACCGACTGTAGCAGGAACTTTCACTACAGATGTTACAGCAACTAATAGTGTAGGTACTTCAAATGTAGCAACAATTACATTTACAATTGGTAAAGGAACTCAGACTTTGACAGGATTTTCTAATACAAATAAATATTTAAGCAGTCCCGCATTTACTTTTCCTTTAAATACAGATAATGGTAATTTAGCAATTACATATTCTAGCTCTAATACTGCGGTAGCTACTGTATCAGGAAATACTATAACTATTACAGGAATTGGAACAACAAATATAACTGCAGCTCAAGCAGGAAATAACGATTGGAATTCTTATAGCCAGCAAATTGTTCTAACAGTTTCAAATGATCCGTACAGTGGAGTTGGAAGATTTGAGAAAATTAATTCTTTATCAGAGTTAGTTGATGGATATTACGTTATAGCTTATGGATCTTCTCAAGCTATGAATAACACATATAGTAGTAGTGTTTTAGGAAATACAGCTATTACAGTGGTTTCTGATGTTATTACTGACCCAAGTACATCAATTGTTTGGAAAATAACAACTAATGGAACAAGTAAAAGTATTTTTAATGAAGCAACTAGTAAATATGTTTCTTATACAGGAGGTAGTAATAATATACAAGTTGTAGACAATGTTACTACTAGCAATCAATTGTGGGATATTTCTTATGCATCTTCATTATTTGTTTTTGCTAACAATGCTGTTACAAATAGAGATTTACAATATAATGCAGCAAGTCCGAGATTTGCTTGTTATACAGGTAGTCAACAAGATTTAACTTTATACAAGCGTATTGAAACCTCAACGTGGAACGGTACTACTTGGTCAAATGGTGTACCTGGAGCGACTGTAGATGCTATCTTTACAGGTATTTATACTACATCTGCTACAACTCCTGCTTTCGCTGCTAAAAATATCACAATCAAAAACGGTGGAGTTTTAGAAATTACTTCAGGTAATACGATTTCAGGTGTAGATGTAACCGTAGAAGATGGCGGTAACCTTATTCAGAAAGACGGTTCTACTTTATCTTACTCAGGAACTTTCAAAACATTGAAAAACGGAACTAGCGAACTTGATAAATATGCATTCTGGTCTTCCCCAGTTGTTGGTCAGATTTTAGCCAATATTTACACAGGGTCTATATCTACTTCTATTACAGAATATGACACTGCTACTGATTCTTATATTAATGCAAGTTCAACTTCTGCATTTGCTAAGGGGTATTCTTTTAAAACTCCGGTTGCCAACGCAACTTTAGTTTTTACAGGAGCTCCAAATAGCGGAACGCAGACTTTTACATTAGTTACTTCAGGAAACGGATTCAACTTAATTGGTAATCCATATCCTTCAAGCTTAAACTTAGGAACTTTCTATACTGCTAACTCAGCAAGAATTTCAAGTACATTCTATTTCTGGGATAACAAAAGCACGAATGTAACGCTTCAGAATGGTGCGAGCACTACAAACTATGGATACGCTACTTTCAATGCTGCCAATGGTGCAAATCCAACTTGGGTTCCTGCTCCTAATGGTAACGGAGGAACGGCTGTTGTTCCAACAGGTGGTGTTGCAAATATTGGTCAAGGATTCATTGTGAAAACTTTAAATACCTCTGTTGATACTTCTTTGACATTTAATAATGAAATGAGAGGTGCTACAAACGGTACATTCTTTAATAAAAATAATCCTTCTACAGAAGGTAAATTCTGGTTGAAATTAAACTCTGAATACAATACCAATAATGTTTTCGCTGTAGATTATACAACTGGAGCTTCAGACTCATTTGATAATTATGATTCTAAAGCAATAGCCATTGGTTCTGATGGATTCTATACTTTAGCTGATGCACAAAAATTAATCATCCAAGGGAAGGCAAGTTTTGATGTTGATGATGTGGTTCCTGTGGGAGCAAAACATTTCCAAAACGGAAATTTTACAATTTCTTTAGTACAGAAAGAAGGATTGTTTAATAACGGACAGGCAATTTATCTACATGATAAAGTGACAGGAACTTATACCGATCTTCAGAACGGAGCTTATACATTTACTGCCAACGCAGGAGAGAGTACTAGTAGATTCGAGATTGTTTACAAGCTTAATGTGTTGGCAACTACTGAAGTTCAAAAAGATAATTTTGAAGTGTACAGAGACGGCCAAGATTTCGTTGTGAGAAACAATAAGAATATCGAAAAAGTAGAAATCTTTGATGTAGCTGGAAGAAAAATTCAGACCATCAATGAGAATTCTAAACTAATTCGTGTACAGCTTGCTTCTAAAGGTGTTTACATCTTGAAAGCACTATCTGAAGGTAAAGAGTACACAAAAAAACTAATTAAATAA
- the arsB gene encoding ACR3 family arsenite efflux transporter produces MQPKLKFLDRYLTLWIFLAMAIGVGLGFLFPNISSVTNSLSVGSTNIPLAIGLILMMYPPLAKVDYSLLPIAFRDKKVLSLSLLLNWVVGPVLMFILAIIFLKNEPEYMVGLILIGLARCIAMVIVWNDLAKGNREYAAFLVALNSVFQIFSYSFFVWLFINVLPQKLGLGNFNVSVPMKDVTESVLIYLGIPFLAGFLTRYFLVKLKGVEWYNRKFIPKISPVTLYALLFTIVLMFALKGDKIVELLMDVLKVAIPLVIYFVLMFFVSFFTNKWMNVSYDKNASISFTATGNNFELAIAVAISVFGIHSAQAFVGVIGPLVEVPVLILLVKASLWLKRKFY; encoded by the coding sequence ATGCAGCCCAAACTCAAGTTTCTCGACCGTTATCTTACTCTCTGGATATTTCTTGCAATGGCAATCGGAGTAGGTTTAGGTTTTTTATTTCCAAATATTTCATCAGTTACTAATTCGCTTTCGGTTGGAAGCACCAATATTCCGTTGGCAATTGGTTTAATTTTAATGATGTATCCGCCGCTTGCAAAAGTAGATTATTCTCTGTTGCCAATAGCTTTTAGAGATAAAAAAGTATTATCACTTTCATTGCTTCTCAACTGGGTTGTAGGTCCTGTTTTAATGTTTATTCTGGCAATTATTTTTCTAAAAAATGAACCGGAGTATATGGTTGGATTAATCTTAATTGGTTTGGCAAGATGCATTGCAATGGTAATCGTCTGGAACGATTTAGCCAAAGGAAACCGGGAATACGCAGCATTTTTGGTTGCTTTAAACAGTGTATTTCAAATTTTCTCTTACAGCTTTTTTGTATGGTTGTTCATCAACGTTTTACCACAAAAATTAGGATTGGGAAATTTTAATGTTTCTGTACCGATGAAAGATGTAACAGAAAGTGTTTTAATTTATCTTGGGATTCCTTTTTTAGCAGGATTTTTAACACGTTATTTTTTAGTGAAATTGAAAGGTGTAGAATGGTACAACCGGAAATTTATACCAAAGATCTCTCCGGTTACTTTGTATGCTCTGTTATTCACCATTGTTTTGATGTTTGCTTTAAAAGGTGATAAAATTGTAGAGCTTCTGATGGATGTTTTGAAAGTGGCAATTCCTCTTGTTATCTATTTTGTACTGATGTTTTTCGTGAGTTTTTTCACTAATAAATGGATGAATGTTTCTTATGATAAAAATGCTTCAATATCATTTACGGCTACAGGAAATAATTTTGAATTGGCGATTGCGGTTGCTATTTCTGTCTTCGGAATTCATTCTGCACAAGCTTTCGTTGGCGTTATAGGTCCTTTGGTAGAAGTTCCGGTGTTGATTTTATTGGTAAAAGCCAGTTTATGGTTAAAGCGAAAATTTTATTAA
- a CDS encoding efflux RND transporter periplasmic adaptor subunit, with product MKKKFTWKKGIYIFLGLLFAVALFSGISYVVKSNSKQNEAFLTRKPSIQNMEDKVMATGKIVPKEEIEIKPNIAGIIDKILVDEGDRVEAGQLIATVRIIPNIAEVNNAQQEVVNSQLQISNAKMNVDNMQKQFAMQDKLFKQGVISKQEFLNSQQQLYSMQQSVKNANQQLQTAQKRLQIVKTGATPELQGLATTQIRSKAAGTVLEVPVKVGSQVIEANSFNAGTTICSIADLNSLIFQGEIDEAQAGKLKQGMDMKIVIGALQNKTFPGKLTMIAPKGKDTNGTIKFPVEGDVNNPNNEYIRAGFSANGEIVMSSQKNALLLDESLIQYEKKNGKDIPFVEVKQKDGKFKKVYVKLGASDGINVQILSGIDKNSDVKVWNPSDKDKEELKEKAKK from the coding sequence ATGAAAAAGAAATTTACCTGGAAAAAAGGCATTTACATCTTTTTGGGGCTTTTGTTTGCAGTAGCATTATTTTCAGGAATCAGTTATGTTGTAAAATCAAATTCCAAGCAAAATGAAGCTTTCCTTACGAGAAAACCTTCTATTCAGAACATGGAAGACAAAGTGATGGCAACAGGAAAAATTGTTCCTAAAGAAGAGATTGAAATTAAGCCAAACATTGCAGGGATTATTGATAAAATTTTAGTTGATGAAGGAGATAGAGTAGAAGCCGGGCAATTGATTGCAACGGTAAGAATTATCCCGAATATTGCCGAAGTAAATAATGCACAACAGGAAGTGGTAAATTCTCAACTTCAGATAAGCAATGCAAAAATGAATGTTGATAATATGCAGAAACAATTTGCGATGCAGGATAAACTTTTCAAACAGGGAGTAATCTCAAAGCAAGAATTTCTAAATTCTCAGCAGCAGTTATATTCAATGCAGCAAAGCGTGAAAAATGCTAATCAGCAACTTCAGACTGCGCAAAAAAGATTGCAGATTGTAAAAACGGGTGCAACTCCTGAATTACAAGGTTTGGCAACAACACAAATCCGTTCTAAAGCTGCAGGAACCGTTCTTGAAGTTCCCGTAAAAGTAGGAAGTCAGGTAATTGAAGCCAACTCTTTCAATGCAGGAACTACAATTTGTTCGATTGCGGATCTGAATTCATTGATCTTCCAGGGAGAAATTGATGAAGCTCAAGCCGGAAAACTAAAGCAGGGAATGGATATGAAAATTGTCATCGGAGCTTTGCAGAATAAAACGTTTCCTGGGAAACTGACAATGATTGCACCAAAAGGAAAAGATACCAATGGAACTATAAAATTCCCGGTTGAAGGTGATGTAAACAATCCAAATAACGAATACATCAGAGCCGGATTTTCTGCCAACGGAGAAATCGTAATGAGCTCTCAGAAAAATGCATTACTTTTGGATGAATCTTTAATTCAGTACGAAAAGAAAAACGGAAAAGACATTCCTTTTGTTGAGGTAAAACAAAAAGACGGGAAGTTTAAGAAAGTCTATGTGAAATTAGGAGCAAGCGACGGAATCAATGTACAGATTCTTTCAGGTATTGATAAAAACTCTGATGTGAAAGTCTGGAATCCTTCAGATAAAGATAAAGAAGAGTTAAAAGAGAAAGCGAAGAAATAA
- the glyA gene encoding serine hydroxymethyltransferase, translated as MDIIFDLIEKERERQSHGLELIASENFVSENVMKAMGSVLTNKYAEGYPGKRYYGGCEVVDEVETLAIDRAKQLFGVDYVNVQPHSGSQANAAIYLAVLKPGDKIMGMDLSMGGHLTHGSAVNFSGIQYDVVSYGVQQETGLIDYDQMREVALRERPKMLIAGFSAYSRDLDYAKFREVADEIGATLWADIAHPAGLVAKGLLNSPFEHCHVVTTTTHKTLRGPRGGMIMMGKDFENTYGHKTPKGEIKMMSQVLDGAVFPGIQGGPLEHVIAGKAIAFGEALDDQFLTYAKQVKSNAQALSKAMVDLGFDIVSGGTDNHLMLVDLRNKGVNGKETEKALVKADITCNKNMVPFDDKSPFTTSGIRLGTAAITTRGLKENDMNTIAELISEVVDNIKNEEVIAGTRKKVNQLMEGKALFNY; from the coding sequence ATGGACATTATTTTTGACCTTATCGAAAAAGAAAGAGAAAGACAATCCCACGGATTAGAGCTTATTGCTTCAGAAAACTTTGTTTCTGAAAATGTAATGAAAGCAATGGGAAGTGTATTGACGAATAAATATGCAGAAGGATATCCGGGAAAAAGATATTACGGAGGTTGTGAAGTAGTAGATGAGGTTGAAACATTGGCTATCGACAGAGCAAAGCAACTTTTCGGTGTTGATTATGTAAACGTTCAGCCGCATTCTGGTTCTCAGGCAAATGCTGCAATTTATTTGGCAGTTTTGAAACCTGGAGATAAAATCATGGGGATGGATCTTTCTATGGGAGGTCACCTTACTCACGGTTCTGCAGTCAACTTTTCAGGAATTCAGTATGATGTAGTTTCTTACGGAGTACAGCAGGAAACTGGTTTGATTGATTACGATCAAATGAGAGAAGTAGCGTTGAGAGAAAGACCAAAAATGTTAATTGCTGGTTTCTCGGCGTATTCAAGAGATTTAGATTATGCAAAATTCAGAGAGGTTGCAGACGAGATCGGAGCGACACTTTGGGCAGATATTGCACATCCTGCAGGTTTGGTTGCAAAAGGATTATTAAATTCTCCATTCGAGCACTGTCATGTAGTAACAACCACGACTCACAAGACTTTGAGAGGTCCAAGAGGAGGGATGATCATGATGGGGAAGGATTTTGAAAATACTTACGGTCACAAAACTCCAAAAGGTGAAATCAAAATGATGAGCCAGGTTCTTGACGGAGCTGTTTTTCCTGGAATTCAAGGTGGACCATTGGAGCATGTAATTGCTGGTAAAGCAATTGCTTTCGGTGAAGCTCTTGATGACCAATTCTTGACGTATGCAAAACAAGTTAAATCTAACGCTCAAGCTTTATCAAAGGCAATGGTAGATTTAGGTTTTGATATTGTAAGTGGCGGTACAGACAATCACTTGATGTTGGTTGACCTTAGAAATAAAGGCGTAAACGGAAAAGAAACTGAAAAAGCTTTAGTAAAAGCAGATATTACTTGTAATAAAAACATGGTTCCGTTTGATGATAAATCTCCGTTCACTACTTCTGGTATCAGATTAGGAACTGCAGCAATCACGACAAGAGGTCTTAAAGAAAATGATATGAATACTATTGCAGAATTAATTTCTGAAGTAGTGGACAATATTAAAAATGAAGAAGTAATTGCAGGTACTAGAAAGAAAGTAAACCAATTAATGGAAGGTAAGGCTTTATTTAATTATTAA
- a CDS encoding serine hydrolase, with product MKKIFSFLLLSLMTTLFFGQSNNYKTVADVFQNDYNSGKYEAIYNSFSSEMKEALPLEDTKQFLSGLKLQVGKIEAKEFINYQETYAVYKTKFERAVFAVNISLDGQNKINGLFVKPYEESKVEVNTKTVNALHDFPKNVSEAIFSNTKDFPNNTQVSIAFIENGKTQFYGIIKQNDTVKSNKNQNKVFEIGSITKVFTATVLASLVEDKKINLNDNINSYFSFPFKGNVKLSFQSLANHTSGLPRLPDNLDLSNEINPYKSYGKKEIEDYLKNNLKLKSNPKYEYSNLGAGLVGYTLELSQKTSFQQLLQKRIFDKYKMKNSYTSSKNLKDKLISGLNADGENVSNWDFDVLFGGGGILSTTEDLAKFVDAQFNIKNTDLTLTRKPTFTINDKMKIGLGWHILKNKNDSEFLWHNGGTGGYSSSLAFNAENRNAVIVLSNVSAFNPKMENIDKLCFDLMNIAIKN from the coding sequence ATGAAAAAGATATTTTCTTTTTTACTTTTAAGCTTAATGACGACTCTGTTTTTTGGTCAGTCCAATAATTATAAAACAGTGGCTGATGTTTTTCAGAATGATTATAATTCCGGAAAATACGAAGCAATTTATAATAGCTTTTCATCTGAAATGAAGGAAGCTTTGCCTTTGGAAGACACCAAACAGTTTTTATCGGGTTTAAAACTTCAGGTTGGTAAAATTGAAGCAAAAGAATTTATTAATTATCAGGAAACATACGCTGTTTATAAAACCAAATTTGAGAGAGCTGTTTTTGCAGTTAATATTTCTTTGGATGGGCAAAATAAAATCAACGGACTTTTTGTAAAACCTTATGAAGAATCTAAAGTTGAGGTAAATACTAAAACTGTAAATGCTTTACATGACTTTCCAAAAAATGTAAGTGAAGCTATATTTTCAAATACGAAAGATTTTCCTAACAACACTCAGGTTTCAATTGCTTTTATTGAAAATGGAAAAACACAGTTCTATGGAATTATCAAACAAAATGATACAGTAAAAAGCAATAAAAATCAAAATAAAGTTTTTGAAATAGGCTCGATTACAAAAGTTTTTACGGCAACAGTTCTAGCTTCGTTGGTTGAGGATAAAAAGATTAATTTGAATGATAATATTAATTCATATTTTTCTTTTCCATTCAAAGGAAATGTTAAACTGAGCTTTCAAAGTTTAGCCAATCATACGTCGGGTTTACCACGTCTTCCTGATAATCTTGATTTATCAAACGAAATCAACCCGTATAAAAGCTATGGCAAAAAAGAAATAGAGGATTATCTTAAAAATAATTTGAAATTGAAAAGTAATCCTAAATATGAATATTCAAATCTGGGAGCAGGATTAGTGGGTTATACACTTGAACTAAGTCAGAAAACTTCGTTTCAACAGTTGTTGCAAAAAAGAATTTTTGACAAATATAAAATGAAAAATTCCTATACAAGTTCTAAAAACCTGAAAGATAAGCTTATAAGTGGATTGAATGCAGATGGCGAAAATGTTTCCAATTGGGATTTCGATGTTTTATTTGGGGGTGGTGGAATTTTATCTACCACGGAAGATTTGGCAAAATTTGTAGATGCACAGTTTAATATTAAAAATACTGATCTTACTTTAACTAGAAAGCCAACTTTCACTATTAATGATAAAATGAAAATTGGATTAGGATGGCATATTTTGAAAAATAAAAACGATAGCGAGTTTTTATGGCACAATGGTGGAACAGGTGGCTATTCTTCGTCTTTGGCTTTTAATGCTGAAAATAGAAATGCAGTTATAGTTTTATCAAATGTTTCGGCTTTTAATCCAAAAATGGAAAATATTGATAAGTTATGTTTTGACTTAATGAATATTGCGATTAAAAATTAA